In Aptenodytes patagonicus chromosome 6, bAptPat1.pri.cur, whole genome shotgun sequence, one genomic interval encodes:
- the HES1 gene encoding transcription factor HES-1 produces MPADLMEKSSASPVAATPASVNATPDKPKTAAEHRKSSKPIMEKRRRARINESLGQLKTLILDALKKDSSRHSKLEKADILEMTVKHLRSLQRAQMTAALSTDPTVLGKYRAGFSECMNEVTRFLSTCEGVNTEVRTRLLGHLASCMTQINAMNYPAPPPPPPLPPAAAFGPPLVPPGSGAGPLPGMPCKPGADAAKVYGGFQLLPASDGQFAFLIPSTAFPPGGAVLPLYGGPPTAATAASPPGPPPGTADSVWRPW; encoded by the exons ATGCCGGCCGACCTGATGGAGAAGAGCAGCGCCTCGCCGGTGGCCGCCACCCCCGCCAGCGTCAACGCGACGCCCGACAAGCCCAAGACGGCGGCGGAGCACCGGAAG TCCTCCAAGCCCATCATGGAgaagcggcggcgggcgcgcaTCAACGAGAGCCTGGGGCAGCTGAAGACGCTTATCCTGGACGCGCTGAAGAAGGAT AGCTCGCGGCACTCCAAGCTGGAGAAGGCCGACATCCTGGAGATGACCGTCAAGCACCTGCGGAGCCTCCAGCGAGCCCAGATGACCG CCGCACTGAGCACAGACCCCACGGTGCTGGGCAAGTACCGTGCCGGCTTCAGTGAATGCATGAACGAGGTGACACGGTTCCTCTCCACCTGCGAGGGCGTCAACACCGAGGTGCGCACCCGGCTCCTGGGCCACCTGGCCAGCTGCATGACTCAGATCAATGCCATGAACTACCCTGcaccccccccaccgcccccgctGCCACCAGCCGCAGCCTTTGGGCCACCCCTGGTGCCGCCGGGCAGTGGCGCGGGGCCGCTCCCGGGCATGCCCTGCAAGCCGGGCGCCGACGCAGCCAAGGTGTACGgtggcttccagctgctgccagcctccgATGGGCAATTCGCCTTCCTCATCCCCAGCACCGCCTTTCCTCCCGGCGGTGCTGTGCTGCCCCTGTATGGCGGCCCACCCACAGCTGCCACTGCTGCCTCGCCGCCTGGCCCGCCACCTGGCACAGCCGACTCGGTCTGGAGACCCTGGTGA
- the CPN2 gene encoding carboxypeptidase N subunit 2 — MPCSCRLVVYTLLGLGSLLVGGLPLPCPPTCQCYDTSKVFCSEERMREIPAGLPGNATQLFFVETALNSVRSGALGSSTTLTKLVFLNNDIQELEPGAFRGLPSLTELEVSGNPLPAVSPGVLVGLPSLSKLSLGANAIRSLQPGLFATACRLQDLRLPGNKIEVLPLGIFCPLQHLQTLDLSQNVLAELPAGLLAPLATLRLLKLSDNLLTQVPPGAFGALNQLAELHLDGNRLEKLPVGAFAGLGRLRRLQLQHNALGSLAPDIFAALPNLTVLSLEGNHLATLPAALLADTPHLLHLSLARNRLETLPQGLFTNLSVLQTLALSHNAMVHLPTGVFQGLAGLVALQLSHNNLSSLPPGLLAGLPLLASLGLDHNRLAGLPPGLFDANKELVRVGLADNPWACDCRLAYLLGWLQGSAEPLIHTQASCASPATLRGRSLLEVPQGQLECPGEPSIPPEEGWDGVPGEDALGHCTYSNPEGTVSMACDTKSCQRLSLRLPPLPTPRQVVGLGPAYQGAWVLRSRCGTLQVSILIMAQSGDEAMSPGLPPAP, encoded by the exons ATGCCGTGCTCG TGCAGGCTGGTGGTCTACacgctgctggggctggggtccCTGCTGGTgggggggctgcccctgccctgcccccccaCCTGCCAGTGCTACGACACCTCCAAAGTCTTCTGCTCGGAGGAAAGGATGCGGGAGATCCCGGCGGGCCTGCCAGGGAACGCCACCCAGCTCTTCTTCGTGGAGACAGCCCTGAACAGCGTCCGCAGCGGGGCCCTGGGCTCCAGCACCACCCTCACCAAGCTGGTCTTCCTCAACAACGACATCCAGGAGCTGGAGCCTGGCGCCTTTCGGGGGCTGCCCAGCCTCACTGAGCTGGAGGTGTCGGGCAACCCCTTGCCAGCGGTCAGCCCaggggtgctggtggggctgcccAGCCTCAGCAAGCTCTCCCTGGGTGCCAACGCCATCCGCTCCCTGCAGCCGGGGCTCTTTGCCACTGCCTGCCGCCTGCAGGACCTGCGCTTGCCAGGGAACAAGATCGAGGTGCTACCTCTTGGCATCTTCTGcccgctccagcacctccagacCCTGGACCTCTCACAGAACGTCTTGGCCGAGCTGCCGGCCGGGCTGCTGGCCCCCCTCGCCACCCTCCGCCTCCTCAAGCTCAGTGACAACCTGCTGACACAGGTGCCCCCCGGTGCTTTTGGGGCGCTGAACCAGCTGGCCGAGCTCCACCTGGACGGTAACCGGCTGGAGAAGCTGCCAGTCGGTGCCTTCGCCGGGCTGGGAAGGCTGCGgcggctgcagctgcagcacaatgccctgggcagcctggcccccGACATCTTTGCTGCCCTCCCCAACCTCACCGTCCTCAGCTTGGAGGGCAACCACCTGGCCACCCTGCCTGCCGCCCTCCTTGCTGACACCCCACACCTCCTCCACCTCTCGCTGGCCCGCAACCGGCTGGAGACGCTGCCCCAGGGACTCTTCACCAACCTGTCAGTGCTGCAGACCCTGGCACTCTCGCACAACGCCATGGTCCATCTCCCCACTGGGGTTTTccaggggctggcggggctggtgGCGCTGCAGCTGAGCCACAACAACCTCTCCAGCCTGCCACccgggctgctggctgggctgccGCTCCTGGCCTCCCTGGGGCTGGACCACAACCGCCTGGCTGGCCTGCCCCCAGGGCTCTTTGATGCCAACAAGGAGCTGGTGCGTGTGGGGCTGGCCGACAACCCCTGGGCCTGCGACTGCCGCCTGGCCTATCTCctgggctggctgcagggctCTGCCGAACCCCTCATCCACACACAAGCCTCCTGCGCCAGCCCAGCGACCCTCCGGGGACGGTCCCTGCTGGAGGTCCCCCAGGGGCAGCTGGAGTGCCCGGGAGAGCCCAGCATCCCCCCGGAGGAGGGCTGGGATGGGGTGCCAGGGGAGGATGCTCTGGGGCACTGCACCTACAGCAACCCTGAGGGCACCGTAAGCATGGCCTGCGATACCAAGAGCTGCCAGCGGCTCAGCCTTCGcctccctcctcttcctactcccaggcaggtggtggggctggggccaGCGTACCAGGGCGCCTGGGTGCTGCGCTCCCGCTGCGGCACGCTGCAGGTCAGCATCCTCATCATGGCGCAGAGCGGGGATGAGGCCATGTCACCAGGTCTCCCCCCTGCGCCCTAG